Genomic segment of Maricaulis maris:
TTGCCCGGAATGGCGCCGTAGGAGCTTTCCAGCCCCCAGATGGCGATCAGGATTTCGGCACGCACGCCGAAATGAGCCGCGATCGCATCGACCTGGTTACGATTGTCCGCAAAGGCGCTGCGGCCATTGCTGATCCGAAGATCCGACGCGGCGATGTCGAGATAGGACCAGAGCGGCCTGACAAATTCCGGCTGACTGCGATCACTCTCGATGATCCGCATCTCCGGCTGCAGCCCGTCGAGCATGGCCGAGGCGGTCGTCTCCTCGACACCGGTTGCGATCAGGCGTCCGCGGAAATCTCCGAGCCAGTCGGCGAAACTCTCACCCTCGGGCTGGGCGAGCGCCGGGGTCGAGATCAGGGTAAAACTGGCAGCGAGTACAAGCAGTCGACGGATCATCCATTCCTCACATGCGGGGCCGGCTCGCGGAAAAGAAGGGGGTCGAGCCCGGCGATTTCGATAATAAGCTTGCGCCGAAGCGCGTCCACGAAATCATCATGCTCATTACTGGGCGAAATGAAGGCGCCCGGGCCGGCAATCACCTGATTTTCAAAATAGGCGCCGACATCGATGGAAACCGAGGGCCGGAACGGATGCTGGCGACCGCCCGTTATGGGCAGGCCATTGACCGTGATCGACCCGGCTTCAGCCCGTTGACGCGCGGCGCTCAGGCTGGGCCCGGCATTTTGCGGCCCGTCACCGGAAATATCGATGACACGACGGACGCCCTCATAGGCGTTCTCGTCCATCAGCGTCATCGCACTGTCCATCGCGGCACCGATCGCCGTCCGGCGACCCGAGATGAAGGGTGCGGTTGCGAGCGTCGCCGCGAAGACCTGCGCGTCTTCTTCCGTCTCGATCACCGTCCAGGGCGCGACAACACGCTGGAAATCGGCATCCGCCCATTCAAGATAGACAACCGCGATACGCCCATAGCCACCGCTTTGGATCGCCGAGATGATATCGGGGTCGGCGAGCGCCGCGACATGACCCTCGCGCTGCCGGCGAGCTTCAGCCTCGTCGATCGAGGACGAGACATCGACCGCCAGGACCAGTTCGAGATCGACATATTCCCGACCATCCGCCGTATATTCATGCGGACGCGGTTCGGCGATCCAGGGCGCCGGTTCACGATGCCCTCCGCCCAGCATCAGGCCGACAGCCATGGCCCCGACAAGCGGCAGGCCCCTGTTCACGGCGCGCGGCTCACTCGGTTGCCATATTCCGCGTCCACCTCACCGGGTGACGGCAGGGCCCCAGCGATCTCGATGATCAGCTTGCGCAGGATCGCCTCGCGGAATTCGGCCTCGGTGCGGGCCGGAAGCACGAAGGCGCCGGGCCCGGTGATCACATTGTCGCGGAAATAGTCATCCAGATTGACTTCGACCGGACGGACCCAGCGACCACTGGCGGCCGAGATCACAGGCAGGCCGTTGACCACCACCTGCGCAGCATCCGCCATGGCCCGCGCCTGCTCGAGCGGCAGGCCCTGGTTCTGCGGGCCATCGCCGGAGATGTCGATGATCAGGCGCGGCGCGGTGTAATCATTGGTCTCGATCCGGTTGACCGCATCCGCCAACGCCGCCCCGATCGCGGTATAATGGCCACGCTCCAGTGGCGCCGACGCAACGCGAGACGCAAAGCCGAGCGCGTCCTCTTCCGACGCGATCACGGTCCAGTCGGCAGCGGCGCGCTGGAACCCGCTATCGGCCCACTCGACGTAGGTTACGGCGATCCGGCCCAGCGGCCCGCCCTGGATCGACCGGATCACGTCTTCG
This window contains:
- a CDS encoding DUF1194 domain-containing protein; amino-acid sequence: MNRGLPLVGAMAVGLMLGGGHREPAPWIAEPRPHEYTADGREYVDLELVLAVDVSSSIDEAEARRQREGHVAALADPDIISAIQSGGYGRIAVVYLEWADADFQRVVAPWTVIETEEDAQVFAATLATAPFISGRRTAIGAAMDSAMTLMDENAYEGVRRVIDISGDGPQNAGPSLSAARQRAEAGSITVNGLPITGGRQHPFRPSVSIDVGAYFENQVIAGPGAFISPSNEHDDFVDALRRKLIIEIAGLDPLLFREPAPHVRNG
- a CDS encoding DUF1194 domain-containing protein, translating into MTGLGNTGAAVLAAFFVAASAASAAQPGTIDVDVELVLAVDISYSVDEEEARRQREGYVAALASEDVIRSIQGGPLGRIAVTYVEWADSGFQRAAADWTVIASEEDALGFASRVASAPLERGHYTAIGAALADAVNRIETNDYTAPRLIIDISGDGPQNQGLPLEQARAMADAAQVVVNGLPVISAASGRWVRPVEVNLDDYFRDNVITGPGAFVLPARTEAEFREAILRKLIIEIAGALPSPGEVDAEYGNRVSRAP